AGATCTCCGCTGATCTTAAAGGCAACACTGACCACATAGCTCAGCAGTACTACTCTGAGAAGCTTTAGGAATCCTAGCTAGCAGTTCTCTATACAACACCGCCCCCATCTGTTGTGATGAAgtcatatttttgttgttgttgataataTACCATTATGAATTATCATTCAGTTCATTTCcacatgggggaggggggggggggggattcataTGTAACTGTAAgtatagccagcagcataccaccctgcataccactgctggcttgcttctgaagctaagcagggttggtcctggtcagtccctggatgggagaccagatgctgctggaagtggtgttggagggccagtaggaggcactctttcctctggtctaaaaaatatcccaatgctccagggcagtgattggggacactgtcctgtatagggtgccgtctttcggatgggacgttaaacgggtgtcctgactctctgaggtcattaaagatcccatggcacttatcgtaagagtaggggtgttaaccccggtgtcctggctaattcaaatctgtccctcaaaccatcatggtcacctaataatccccagtttacaattggctcattcatccccctcctctcccctgtaactattccccaggtcgttgctgcaaatgagaatgtgttctcagtcaacttacctggtaaaataaaataaataaataaataaaaaataacagatGGTTCCCTGACGTTGTGGGTTCCCATGTTGATGGTGATGCTGCAGCTTAGCTTCCCACCATGTCATCCCAGGTTGGATCCTTAAGATAACAGATCATAAGTGCTTAATTATCACCATGGGGAAATGTTGTATTTATCTTATATGCAGATTATGAAAAAAGGCCAAACCTTAGAATAACAAAAAAAAGTGTAGATTTAAGCACAATAATGGTATACTGTAAAAAAGCCTTCACATAAAATCTCAAATCTAGTCGAAATATTGATTTATCACTTTTAATATGCTATGGACCATTCTAAGACATCTTCTGAGAAATCATAAAAGAATACAGAAACATGATAAAGCCAGAGTGAGACCATCTTGCCATGAAGCACTTTTTTAATTGATTTTATAAGGAAGTAAATATATGAGTGACAGGGTGAGAGAACCAATCAGACACAAGGTCATAGTTAACAATCTAACCATCAGTCTGTTCCTTCTAGTGGCTGTAGTCGTAGCTGTAGGTGTAGTAGACGGTGCCTTTCTTCAGGTGGCAGGTCTCAGTGTGTGTTCCTCGGCGGATGGTGGTGGTGCAGGTTCCCAGGCGGTGATCTGCTCCGAAGTTATCATCCCAcacctaataataataatcataattgTAATAATCTTCCTCctcattatcatcttcatcatcataatTGATTGCTTTTCCAGTGCTCAACGCACTTTGCATAGTAAAGGGGGAAACTTACCTCCAGCTTCAGGACAGAGTTGTGAATGATGTCTACGAAGTTGAATTCGCCGGGCCAGGTGGGGTTGGCCTGGTTCTTCAGAATGCTGCTCATGCCACCGAAGGCTGGGCCGCACCACACCTAAGGAAGATAATGTTGTTTGTAGATGTAATTAAACGTTTTTAATTACTCAATGTGTTTTTAATAATAAATGATTTTTAATGTGTGTACAGTTCCTCACTTGAATGAGGAACCTCTACATGTATTTTAAAATGCATTAATATATGTTTGTTtttcatttgtttgtttgtttattagtTCACCTAACAAGTAACAAGCcaatcactgacattttcaatgtgACACGTCACTGTAGCCTACTTGATATCCAAACAAATGACTGTTGACTGTCTACTGTTTCCTGTTTGATTagtgctgtgtctctgtcctTTTGTGTTatgatgtctgtcctgtctgtaacattactgtACTTCTTCTGTTTTATCACCCCACCTGCCTTTcccctcattgtaaataagactgtTTCGTTAACTGACtgttctggttaaataaaggtgaaataaattaatCAACTCACCTTGACGTAGGGGTCTGGCTGGGAGAGGAGGTCTCCTTTCAGGTTGGAGGCACTAAGGCCCCACACCCTGACATGGCTGTCATCCAGGTCACAGTGTACAAGAGCCAGGGTGCATAGCACCAGCAgtcccagggacagagagagagaggccatggtACACTGtctgagacagaggagaggaagagaaggtataAACATGTCCATAAGAGCTTGAAACTAACACTACAAACTGTATTCTGAcaggagtaaagagagagagaaacaatccTGAATCAGCAGAAATGTGATTGATTTCCATGCCAGCGTATCCTGGATGGAGGGAGATCACACTTGATTTACAAACTGTCAGTCCCTTAGAGAACGTAAGAGCTCGTCACAGAGCATAAATCGTTGGCAAACAGTAAAGATACACACAACAATGTATATCCATTTCAAGGTCTCAATCAATTTAGGAATTAcagcgaggagagagaaggagaaaatacaCAAGTCACattcagagaggaagagagagagagaagctaagATACTTCTGAGAAAAACAAACCCAGTACAGACGAAGAAAtgacgagagagagtgagagagagaaagatggattaGCTGTCCTTTACCTCAGCCTTGTAACCTCTGAATGTTGTACATTCTACCCCTTTaaacataacatactgtacactcccCTCAGCCCCCTCCACTCTAAAGGTGATAGCAACATACATATGGTCAGTTCTCAAGCATCGTCTCAGCCAATGAGCGTCCACGATGCTGGCTATGAGACGGGAAAAACCTATACTACGTGGCAAACGGGTTTGAACTGAAATCCTATCGtgcgtcccaaaaggcaccctattcgctatacagcagtatgggccctggtcaaaagtagagcactatatagggaatatggtgaaATTTGGGATGAAGACCGGGTTAACAGAGATGGTCTCATTACATAATGAAAGTTAGGGTACGCCTGTGAGAAAAGGTTTTCCTCCAACAGGTGGGTGACAACAAGGGCCAACAATGTTGTCAACATCAATTTCCCACAGACTGAGCTGAACTTAGCCAAAGCGAGCTGCACAGGGTTGACCTGGTTACACATCCATCAACGTTTCTGGAGCCGCGTTagaaaggacaatgtgaaaagaaaatatCTGAGATAGCACGGTTCAGATCGGGATGATGAAGGTTTACAATCAGAGACCAGAGCACACATCCTATGATACAGGCTAGAGAACAACGACAGCAGGTCAGCAACAACAGGTTTCCTTTCCAACTCACCACAAAGTCACGACCATAGAAATATCATGAATAGAACGGGCGTCCCCATTGAAGTAAATGATGTGCATTTCTTCAGGTCAGACGGCTGTCTACACTGATCTGTGCAAACTCTCATGGGATAGCTAACAATAAGATTTGCTACAATAagttattgtcacgatcgtcttctggatagactgaggaccaaggcgcagcgcgtggaaagtacatcttctttatttaaaggaagaagacgaaaaacgaaaactatacaaaacaacaaacataagtgctgacactaaacacttagacatagacaattccccacaaacagctaaaccctatggttgccttaaatatggctcccaatcagagacaacaataaccagctgtctctaattgagacccaattcaggcaaccatagactttcctagaacctacactcaaccatagacacagctagacacattcactcaacacaaacccatacactacacccaacaccccctttaccatataaccacccaaaaccgacaaaacacaaacattccccatgtcaccccctgacctaactaaaataataaagaaaacaaagaatactaaggccagggcgtgacagttatccTAAGTTATCCTCGCCTAACGTTACCCAAGGCAACGTCGTCCGCGGAATCCTCCTTAAAAGAGTTAAGAGTTAATCTTAACAAAAACTATAAATCTGTAGCTAACATCGACCAAGTCTTCACAACCAAATTCTACTATCTAATTCAGATATCTTCTGGTTATAGAATCAGTATTTATCAAATTCGAAATGTGCACGAAAATTAGCATTCTAGCTAGCTTGTCTGCCTGCTGGCTGAATCCGTCTAAAATCAATCAATTTGAAATGAAATGGATGCTAAAAAAGCCAGCTCACACATTCATTTTTtaaaaacctttatttaattaggcaagtcagttaaaaccttttctcaatagggtgtgctgttttcactttgtaaaaatttcgttcccaaattaaactgcctcgtacttaattcttgctcgtacaatatgcatattattattactattggacagaaaacactctctagtttctaaaaccgtttgcattatatctgtgagtaaaacagaactcaagttggagcaattttcctgtgaggaagtgagaaatctgaaatcaggcaggctgttctggggtcagtttattaatttgcatgtcttctattggtcgagatgcactgcatacgccttcccctagatgtcagcaaatagtgagaattggaatggagttgctaggcagatctgaggccataaaAATGGTCTTGGAACAtggggtgcagtcttttcaacattcgccatgacgcaagacagacctcaggattgcgttctggaaagctccggttataggccttagatatatccggctctgattttattcgatataggtgttaaagacatcataatgttgttattttaaaccgagttatatcagtttatatcagtatattgcgattttcggatatttcttagtcctgcgttatagtgagttggacacgtcttcgccacatggctaatgtttactgctaattccaaagttgaaggcgacaatctacaaccgagcaacgattcctctggacaaaggacaacttgcccaagattctgatgggagctcatcaaaaagtaagaactatttatgatgttaattcgttgttctgttgaaaaatgtataactcctattccgccattaatttcggtgcggtctcgcttcaacgcacgctgtatgtcgtagtaacgttaattttaaaaatctaacacagcggttgcattaagaactaatgtatctttcatttgctgtccaacctgtatttttttgtcaagtttatgattagttattgattagattaggtgcctcttccaagatttctcccgacatattgttggcagcttggctactattctcattgtataaccacgatttgtgccgctaaatatgcacattttcgaacaaactctatatgtattgtgtaatatgatgttataggactgtcatctgaagaagtttgagaaggttagtgaaaaaattaatatattttgctggtttattcgttatcgctattgttgggttgaatcaatgctgttggctattgtagtaagctaatataatgctatattgtgttttcgctgtaaaacacttaaaaaatctgaaatattagctggattcacaagatctttgtctttcatttgctgtatgctgtgtatttttcataaatgttttatgatgagtatttaggttattcacgttgctctctgtagttattctagttgctttggtgagagttgtgatggtggctgcaatgtaaaactatgatttatacctgaaatatgcacatttttctaacaaaacatatgctatacaataaatatgttatcagactgtcatcttaggaagttgtttcttggttagtgactatttatatctttatttggtcgaaattgtgatagctacttatgcagaaaaaaatggtgggaaaaaaagttgtgtcttttgctatcgtggttagctaacagaaatacatattgtgtcttccctgtaaaacattttaaaaatcagaaatgatggcaactttggaattagcagtaaacattagccatgtggcccagacgtgcccaactcactataacgcagcacaaagaaatatccaaaaatcgcaatatactaaTATAAACttatataactcggtttaaaataacaacattatgatgtctttaacacctatatcgaataaaatcagagccggatatatctaaggcctataaccggagctttccagaacgccatcctgaggtctgtcttgcgtcatggcgaatgttgaaaagagtgcaccccacgttccaagccCATTTacatggcctcagatctgcctagcaactccatttcatttctcactatttgctgacatctaggggaaggcgtatgcagtgcatctcgaccaatagaagacatgcaaattaataaactgactccagaacagcctgcctgatttcagatttctcacttcctcacaggaagtttgctccaacttgagttctgttttactcacagatataattcaaacgggttttagaaactagagagtgttttctatccaatagtaataataatatgtatattgtacgagcaagaatagagtacgaggcagtttaatttgggaa
This window of the Salvelinus fontinalis isolate EN_2023a chromosome 28, ASM2944872v1, whole genome shotgun sequence genome carries:
- the LOC129825775 gene encoding uncharacterized protein LOC129825775, translated to MDHHSVTFLVPSLRQCTMASLSLSLGLLVLCTLALVHCDLDDSHVRVWGLSASNLKGDLLSQPDPYVKVWCGPAFGGMSSILKNQANPTWPGEFNFVDIIHNSVLKLEVWDDNFGADHRLGTCTTTIRRGTHTETCHLKKGTVYYTYSYDYSH